The DNA region GTGGATTTAAGCCTATGCGTGAAAAGTCATCCCGGTAGAATGAAATATCAATTTCACCAAGCGGTTTATTCAACCCTAGTTTCTGATGTAACTTTTCTGCCACCCATAACCCGCCGGTATGCACCCCTATCATCAGTGGCTCAACTATTTGCTTGCGCTCCATCATTTGTGCCAACTCATCTGCCATTGTGTTTATGATGGCATCAATATCAATAGCTTTTAACTCTGTATCCATACTTATTGCTTGTGTTGTTGTGTGTTTAACCAGCTTTGTAAAATCAACTGCGCAGCGACTTGGTCTTGAACTTCCCATAACTTATCGGCACTCACCTGAACCTCATCAAACAATATTTGTTTTGCTTCAAATGTTGTCAGCGCCTCATCAAATAATTCAACGGGGCATTGATACCGCCCTTCTAACTGTCTAGAAAACCGCTCCATTTTTGGCGTAACTGTATTATCACTACCATCTTCTTGGCGAGAAATACCAACTATCATTTTTGTTGGCTGCCAGGTCTCAATAATTTTTGTTAACTCGTCCCAGCCGGTCTTTTGTCTCACTGCTTTAACCGTTGTTAAGGCATTGGCAATGTGTGTCTGTGTATCACCCACAGCAACACCTATTTTTTTTACACCATAATCAAAACCTAGGCATACCGCCATTAGCAATGACCCACATCAGAACTCATCAAACTAATATCAACACCTATTCTATGCGCCGCCAATTCCCAGCGTTGCGGGAGAGGCTCATCAAAAATAATATGTGGTTCAGCTTGGCCATGTAACCAAGAATTCCGCTGAATTTCCTGCTCCAATTGCCCTGCAGCCCAGCCCGCATAACCCAGCGCAACCATCCATTTCTCGGGCCCTTTACCTTCGGCAATTGCTTCTAAAATATCTTTTGAGCTGGTCAGCGCAAACTCATCATTCACCGTTAACGTAGAATCCCAGTTGCCTACCGGCGTATGCAACACAAACCCTCGCTCAGGTTGAACAGGACCACCCATAAATAAAGGCGTTGCCGCTACTGCTGGGTTAACTGCAGTAATTGATAATTGATCAAAAATGGCTTTCATGGTCATCGTGTGTGGTTTATTAATCACGATACCCAGCGCCCCTTCTTCATCATGCTGACATAGGTAGGTGACCGATTTAGAAAAGTCATCACCTTCCATTCCTGGCATTGCAATTAGGAAATTATTAGTGAGATAGTTTTTTTTATTCATAAATAAAATTTCATCGTTGTGGTCTTTAGCGTGTTAGCAAAGAGCCTTCATTTAAAAATTGCCAGGTCCTCGTGATGACCAAAATATCAATATCTTTTTGCAGATCAATAGGGAGCGGGGCAAATGGTGCCGATAGTTTAACAATATTGACTGCTGCATCATCAATAATTTTATGACCAGAACGGCGATTAATTATGATTTTCTTTAAATTACCATCGGCATATAATTCAACGCTCATTACTAATGTGCCCGACAAACGCTTACGCCTCACCTCCCCTGGATAATTCAAATTGCCCACTCGCTCAATTTTGCGTTGCCAAGCCGCTTCGTAACTGGCCGCTTTGTATTTATGCGCATTAATTGAGTTGATGTGTAATTTTCGAGGTCGTCGTGAATAACTGGTAACCGCTTCATTAATTTCTGCCTGAAGTTTTGCAATTTCCTCACTTTGACGCAATAAATCAGCCGTCGTTAATGCCTTGCTTTGCTTTGGCACTTTTTTATTGCTAGCCTCAATTGCCACATCCGCTTCAGTTTGCAAGAGCGCCTTTTGAGCCTGAGCCAGCGATTGCTGCTCTTTCGTATGCTCAGATTGTGCTGACTGCTTTTTCGGCTGCAACGCTGCTTGCTGTTGATTAACTGCCTTTTCTTCCGCTTCGCCACTACCAACTTGATCTTCTTGGGCTAAAAAATCAGCTTTTTCAGGCCGCTCTTTATCCGGCGATACCACCAACACAACCTCTAGTGCTTGACTAACGGAACGCGAGATATCAACATCAAAACTAATACCCAAAATAACCAAGGCATGAATAATGCCCGCCATAAATAACGTTAAACCCAGCTTATCCGCTGATGATATGGCAGCTGGAGCAGCCACCTCTATGCTAGTTGCTCCTCAATGCAATCCATCAGTAAAGCACTTATGTTTAAACCAAATTGATTGTCCAACTCTTGTACACACGTTGGGCTTGTCACATTTATTTCCGTCACATAGTCACCAATCACATCTAAGCCAACAAAAAACAGCCCCTTTTTAACCAACGTAGGGCCAATTTGCTCACATAACCAACGGTCTCTATCGGTTAATGTTCGGCCCTCACCTGTCCCACCAGCGGCCAAGTTCCCTCGCGTTTCACCTTCGGCAGGAATACGGGCCAAGGCGTACGGTACGGGTTGACCATTAACAATTAAAATACGTTTATCGCCCTGCTTAATTTCAGGTAGATAGCGCTGAACCATTGTCAATTCTTTTCCATGATTAGTCATCGTTTCCAGCACAACGCCAAGGTTATGGTCCGCTTTTTTAAGTCGATAAATGGACGCGCCGCCCATCCCATCTAAAGGTTTAACAATAATATCTTCATGCTCAAGCAAAA from Cycloclasticus pugetii PS-1 includes:
- the ruvX gene encoding Holliday junction resolvase RuvX, whose amino-acid sequence is MAVCLGFDYGVKKIGVAVGDTQTHIANALTTVKAVRQKTGWDELTKIIETWQPTKMIVGISRQEDGSDNTVTPKMERFSRQLEGRYQCPVELFDEALTTFEAKQILFDEVQVSADKLWEVQDQVAAQLILQSWLNTQQHKQ
- a CDS encoding energy transducer TonB, producing MAAPAAISSADKLGLTLFMAGIIHALVILGISFDVDISRSVSQALEVVLVVSPDKERPEKADFLAQEDQVGSGEAEEKAVNQQQAALQPKKQSAQSEHTKEQQSLAQAQKALLQTEADVAIEASNKKVPKQSKALTTADLLRQSEEIAKLQAEINEAVTSYSRRPRKLHINSINAHKYKAASYEAAWQRKIERVGNLNYPGEVRRKRLSGTLVMSVELYADGNLKKIIINRRSGHKIIDDAAVNIVKLSAPFAPLPIDLQKDIDILVITRTWQFLNEGSLLTR
- the gshB gene encoding glutathione synthase; the encoded protein is MRLGVVMDPIGSINIKKDTTFAMLLEAQSRGWELFYMEQQDLYLINGTAKATYKPLTVQRDEKSWFTLGEPIDDVMSQMDAILMRVDPPFNMNFVYTTYVLEQAESDGVLVVNKPQSLRDANEKLFTAWFPDCCSPTLVTSQTQRIKDFLLEHEDIIVKPLDGMGGASIYRLKKADHNLGVVLETMTNHGKELTMVQRYLPEIKQGDKRILIVNGQPVPYALARIPAEGETRGNLAAGGTGEGRTLTDRDRWLCEQIGPTLVKKGLFFVGLDVIGDYVTEINVTSPTCVQELDNQFGLNISALLMDCIEEQLA
- a CDS encoding YqgE/AlgH family protein; the protein is MNKKNYLTNNFLIAMPGMEGDDFSKSVTYLCQHDEEGALGIVINKPHTMTMKAIFDQLSITAVNPAVAATPLFMGGPVQPERGFVLHTPVGNWDSTLTVNDEFALTSSKDILEAIAEGKGPEKWMVALGYAGWAAGQLEQEIQRNSWLHGQAEPHIIFDEPLPQRWELAAHRIGVDISLMSSDVGHC